A genomic region of Bernardetia sp. ABR2-2B contains the following coding sequences:
- a CDS encoding AAA family ATPase: protein MNNLFPFAKDIKEIHVGQITIVYEGIHKELNKKVAIKVLRDNLPSLKDIAKFKEEHTLTKNIKSDTIRKAISQHRIDNRHVLVLDYIDGYSLKDYMQNNRLSLEEKLSIAINTTIALQEVHQANIIHKDINPKNIIIGNDKCVYIIDFGIASQFKRQKQNTELTNAMEGTVMYISPEQTGRVNRSVDVRTDLYSLGVTLYELFTESLPFESSDMMELVHSHIALTPPLAHKKNADIPPILSKIIAKLLYKNAEERYQTAFGLQNDLEKLSNALKEEQQNIEFELATQDITTTFQIPEKLYGRENEIEKLSKIFDEVSYGANHLVLLGGYSGIGKTALVNELYKSITQKKGYFVKGKFDQFQRDVPYSAIIESFKNFIQQILTESQERIKMWTEKIKTVLGINAGVLTEVIPSLELIIGKQNAVQKLGPSEAQNRFNLVIQNFVRAISKQEHPLVIFIDDWQWADAGSLSVLELLMTDVNNTHLMLIGTYRDNEVDTSHPFSIKIGDLENAKVSMTKITLEALSFESIATLVNETLNQQNESSYYLAKIIYQKTQGNPFFTNQFLETLYDKKLIEFNEKKKEWGWNIDKIKERGSTDNVVELMSQKIRQFNEKTQEVLKYAASIGGKFDIQIVANVAGFSLKETVDRFIPALQEGLVYSEDDSYKGIDETTENASIIFCFLHDRVQQAAYSLMETAEQKATSLKIARFVYYQKDEEYVQEWICDIANYYNQGIGLIDKDKEIKELIHVNLRAGRKAKQSLAYIPAINYVKTAISLLEDDTWKTNHSQTFEIYSILADCLFLKAQKEEADEIFNLLLEKSESKLEKVRIYNTQILLLESSFKFAEAVELARKALSILNIFLPTDEDKKMELFQKEISFISTTLEQKGGVDYLEKLPILQNEEVDEAAKILYLTWSSCYMSGDMNLVLLTAAQMVALAIKHGNTAETAWAYTAYATFVSSGMGNYKLGYELGQLSLKLNEKFEDLRTKGPINHLIGIFLNHWRKPVRENLHYFKTAFEASVAAGNYGYAAYAHCVLARHQVLAGIDLEKIASEIDTNIAIQYSIKNHGTAQLGVVVNAYVKNMLGLSKAPDSFDNDEFDERAYLEGFKTLPIGAGIYEPLKARMYLYQEDYQKSLEHSEKAIPVMAALFGSEWNWFHNNNYNLALCGLIIQEPNHPKREEYLEIIAANQEQMKTWMDNCPANFTHLYFMVEAELAQINQDIISAMKFYDKAISSAQKNEFLQDEALANELAGKFYLTLDKKDFAQIYIQKAHYLYKMWGAIKKVRLFEKQYRLLLDNQRKGSDFTTHSSNDATVMSSYTTHSSKGTSVGNSLDLNTILKSSQAISGEIKLENLLSKMIHIIVENAGAEKGYLILKKDTGYQIDAYYSLAENKTEVMQSESIQKSNKLASTVLNYVIRTKEAVILDNAYQDTKFKQDKYIQTNIIKSLLCMPILKQGEVLALLYLENNHSHSVFDKDRLNLLNLLSSQIAVSIDNALVYENLENIVDERTTELKHSQERITSSIRYAETIQKAIFPAKKELKSYFDDAFILFKPKDIVSGDFYWTTKVGNEIFVAAIDCTGHGVPGAFMSMIGNTLLNEVVLQKNITQPSLIIEALHSGIRKALRQTTTNNSDGMDMVLAKMKYRENDLVDIETAAAKRSLWYSNQKKFLSIKGDRRSVGGVQREAKRTFTNHKTQLRKGECLYLFSDGFADQSDEDLNKFGSRKLISLLESVIGIESMKTQKQEILNSLESHMGKAEQRDDITIIGIRL from the coding sequence ATGAATAACCTCTTCCCCTTTGCAAAAGACATAAAAGAAATACATGTTGGACAAATTACAATAGTTTATGAAGGAATACATAAAGAATTAAATAAAAAAGTAGCTATCAAAGTATTGCGTGATAATTTACCTTCTCTAAAAGATATTGCTAAGTTTAAGGAAGAACATACACTGACAAAAAATATCAAATCAGATACAATACGCAAAGCCATTAGCCAACACAGGATTGACAATCGTCACGTTTTAGTATTAGATTATATAGATGGATACTCCTTGAAAGACTACATGCAAAATAATAGGCTTTCTCTAGAGGAAAAGTTGAGTATTGCCATAAATACTACTATTGCACTACAGGAAGTTCATCAAGCCAATATAATTCATAAAGATATAAACCCAAAGAATATAATAATAGGGAATGATAAGTGTGTTTATATCATAGATTTTGGTATTGCTTCACAGTTTAAAAGACAAAAACAAAATACAGAACTAACAAATGCAATGGAGGGTACAGTAATGTATATTTCTCCAGAGCAAACAGGAAGAGTAAACCGTTCAGTAGATGTTCGTACAGATTTGTATTCTTTGGGTGTAACACTTTATGAGCTTTTTACAGAAAGCCTGCCCTTTGAGTCATCAGATATGATGGAGCTGGTTCACTCACACATCGCACTGACACCTCCATTGGCACATAAAAAGAATGCTGATATTCCTCCAATACTCTCTAAAATTATTGCTAAGTTACTCTACAAAAATGCAGAAGAAAGGTATCAGACTGCTTTTGGATTACAAAATGACTTAGAAAAGCTATCAAATGCTTTAAAAGAGGAACAACAAAATATTGAATTTGAACTAGCCACACAAGACATTACAACAACCTTTCAAATTCCAGAAAAACTCTATGGCAGAGAAAATGAAATTGAAAAGTTAAGTAAGATATTTGATGAGGTAAGTTATGGCGCAAATCATCTAGTTCTTTTAGGTGGATATTCAGGAATTGGAAAAACGGCATTGGTAAATGAACTCTATAAATCCATTACTCAAAAGAAAGGATATTTTGTAAAGGGAAAATTTGATCAGTTTCAAAGGGATGTTCCTTACAGCGCAATTATTGAGAGCTTCAAGAACTTTATCCAGCAAATCTTGACCGAATCGCAAGAGCGAATCAAGATGTGGACTGAGAAAATAAAAACTGTCTTAGGAATAAATGCAGGTGTTCTGACAGAAGTAATTCCTTCATTAGAACTAATCATAGGTAAGCAAAATGCTGTGCAAAAGTTAGGACCTAGTGAGGCTCAGAATCGTTTCAACTTAGTCATTCAAAACTTTGTACGTGCTATCAGTAAACAAGAACATCCATTAGTAATATTTATTGATGACTGGCAATGGGCAGATGCAGGAAGCCTAAGTGTGCTAGAACTTCTCATGACAGATGTAAACAATACACATTTAATGCTTATCGGAACATACCGAGACAATGAAGTGGATACATCACACCCTTTTTCCATAAAAATTGGAGATTTAGAAAATGCAAAAGTATCTATGACAAAGATTACTTTAGAAGCACTAAGTTTCGAAAGTATTGCAACATTAGTAAACGAGACTCTCAACCAGCAAAATGAGTCTAGTTATTACTTAGCTAAAATAATTTATCAAAAAACACAAGGAAATCCGTTTTTTACCAATCAGTTTTTAGAAACTCTTTATGACAAGAAACTTATAGAGTTTAATGAAAAGAAAAAAGAATGGGGTTGGAACATTGATAAGATAAAAGAAAGAGGTAGTACAGACAATGTAGTCGAACTCATGTCTCAGAAAATTAGACAGTTTAATGAAAAGACACAGGAAGTATTAAAATATGCTGCTAGTATTGGAGGAAAGTTTGATATTCAAATAGTAGCTAATGTTGCAGGTTTTTCATTAAAAGAAACTGTAGATAGGTTTATTCCTGCCCTTCAAGAAGGATTGGTTTATTCAGAAGATGATAGTTATAAGGGAATTGATGAGACAACTGAAAATGCTAGTATCATCTTTTGTTTTCTGCATGATAGGGTTCAACAAGCTGCTTATTCTCTGATGGAAACAGCAGAGCAGAAAGCTACAAGTCTAAAAATTGCTCGCTTTGTGTATTATCAAAAAGATGAAGAATATGTACAAGAATGGATTTGTGATATTGCTAATTACTATAATCAAGGGATAGGTTTAATAGACAAGGATAAAGAAATAAAAGAACTTATTCATGTAAATCTTAGAGCAGGACGAAAAGCAAAACAATCATTAGCCTATATTCCAGCTATCAATTATGTAAAGACAGCTATTTCTCTTTTAGAAGATGATACTTGGAAAACAAACCATTCACAAACATTTGAAATATACAGCATTTTGGCAGACTGTTTATTTTTAAAAGCACAAAAAGAAGAAGCTGATGAAATTTTCAATCTCTTATTAGAAAAGTCTGAATCTAAACTAGAGAAAGTAAGAATTTATAATACACAGATTCTACTATTAGAGAGTTCATTTAAGTTTGCAGAAGCTGTAGAGTTAGCCCGTAAGGCACTTTCTATTTTGAACATTTTTCTGCCTACTGATGAAGACAAAAAGATGGAGCTTTTTCAAAAAGAGATTAGCTTTATAAGCACTACATTAGAACAAAAAGGAGGTGTTGATTATTTAGAGAAACTTCCTATCCTACAAAATGAAGAGGTAGATGAAGCTGCCAAAATTTTATATCTTACTTGGTCTTCTTGTTACATGTCTGGAGACATGAATTTGGTATTACTGACGGCTGCCCAAATGGTTGCTTTAGCCATCAAACATGGAAATACTGCTGAAACAGCTTGGGCATATACAGCCTATGCAACATTTGTATCTTCTGGAATGGGAAATTATAAATTAGGGTATGAGCTAGGACAATTATCTCTCAAACTCAATGAAAAGTTTGAAGATTTGCGTACCAAAGGACCTATAAATCATTTAATTGGAATTTTTCTTAATCATTGGAGAAAACCTGTAAGGGAAAACTTACATTATTTCAAAACAGCTTTCGAAGCAAGTGTTGCAGCAGGAAATTATGGATATGCAGCCTACGCACATTGTGTTTTGGCAAGGCATCAAGTATTAGCTGGAATTGACCTAGAAAAAATAGCATCAGAAATAGATACAAACATAGCTATTCAATACAGTATAAAAAATCATGGTACTGCTCAACTTGGTGTTGTAGTAAATGCTTACGTTAAAAATATGCTAGGTCTAAGTAAAGCTCCTGATAGTTTTGACAATGATGAATTTGATGAAAGAGCTTACCTAGAAGGCTTTAAGACTCTTCCAATTGGAGCAGGAATCTATGAACCTTTAAAAGCAAGAATGTATCTGTACCAAGAAGATTACCAAAAATCTCTTGAACACTCTGAAAAAGCAATTCCTGTAATGGCAGCTCTTTTTGGTTCAGAATGGAACTGGTTCCATAATAATAACTATAATCTAGCTCTTTGTGGACTTATCATTCAAGAGCCAAATCATCCAAAAAGAGAAGAGTACTTAGAAATAATAGCAGCTAATCAAGAGCAAATGAAAACTTGGATGGACAACTGTCCTGCAAACTTTACACATTTGTATTTTATGGTAGAAGCAGAACTCGCTCAAATAAATCAAGATATTATTTCTGCTATGAAGTTTTATGATAAAGCGATATCATCAGCACAAAAAAATGAGTTTTTACAAGATGAGGCTCTAGCAAACGAGTTGGCTGGAAAGTTTTATTTGACATTAGATAAAAAAGACTTTGCTCAGATTTATATTCAAAAAGCACATTATTTATACAAAATGTGGGGTGCTATCAAGAAAGTACGTTTATTTGAAAAGCAATACCGTTTGTTGCTAGATAATCAGAGAAAAGGAAGTGATTTTACAACACACTCTTCTAATGATGCTACTGTTATGTCTTCCTATACTACACATAGCTCAAAAGGAACATCTGTTGGAAACTCATTAGACCTAAATACCATTTTAAAGTCTAGTCAAGCTATTTCTGGTGAGATAAAATTGGAAAATTTGCTCTCCAAGATGATTCATATTATTGTAGAGAATGCAGGAGCTGAAAAAGGCTATTTGATACTCAAAAAGGATACAGGTTATCAGATTGATGCTTATTATTCTTTAGCTGAAAATAAAACTGAAGTCATGCAGTCTGAATCAATTCAAAAAAGCAATAAACTAGCTTCAACAGTTCTAAATTATGTCATTCGTACTAAAGAAGCTGTTATTTTAGACAATGCTTATCAAGATACTAAATTCAAACAAGATAAATATATTCAGACCAATATAATTAAATCATTGCTTTGTATGCCTATATTAAAACAAGGCGAAGTATTGGCATTATTGTACTTAGAAAACAATCACTCACATAGTGTATTTGATAAAGACCGATTAAACTTACTAAATCTTCTTTCCTCTCAAATTGCTGTTTCTATTGATAATGCTTTGGTATATGAAAACCTTGAAAATATTGTAGATGAGCGAACTACTGAGCTCAAACACTCTCAAGAGCGTATTACTTCAAGTATTCGCTATGCTGAAACTATTCAAAAAGCAATTTTTCCAGCAAAAAAAGAACTAAAATCTTACTTTGATGATGCCTTCATCTTGTTTAAGCCAAAAGATATCGTGAGTGGAGACTTCTACTGGACAACAAAAGTGGGAAATGAAATTTTTGTTGCAGCAATAGACTGTACAGGACATGGCGTTCCTGGCGCATTTATGTCTATGATTGGAAATACATTACTCAATGAAGTTGTTCTACAAAAAAATATTACCCAGCCTTCATTAATTATTGAAGCTTTACATAGTGGAATTAGAAAAGCACTACGACAAACTACAACCAATAATAGTGATGGAATGGATATGGTTCTTGCAAAAATGAAATATAGAGAAAACGATTTAGTTGATATTGAAACTGCAGCAGCTAAACGTTCTTTATGGTATTCAAATCAAAAGAAATTCTTATCTATTAAAGGCGACAGACGT
- a CDS encoding helix-turn-helix domain-containing protein — MKFHFEGKSNALDSSVNGFLDVSVKENSWIKKSELEGVPNYALVWNRGEDNSIKIDNEPFLLEKNTVLPLMVNQHVEITTAQDLIIWEFNREFYCIVDHDKEVSCVGFLFYGMREQFLIKLSEEKCKKFDNLYDVFVDEYDEKDDIQGEMLRMLLKRLIIKVTRIARKQYLDDDLQNNPKLDLIREYNLLVELNFKKEHQVQFYAEQLFKSPKTLSNLFAKYSSQTPSKIIQNRIIEEAKRLLKFTDKTTKEIAFELGFDNYSHFSKFFKRMTKLAPTFYRERL, encoded by the coding sequence ATGAAATTTCATTTTGAAGGAAAAAGTAATGCTTTAGATAGTTCTGTAAATGGTTTTTTGGATGTTTCTGTAAAAGAAAATAGCTGGATAAAGAAATCAGAATTAGAGGGTGTTCCTAATTATGCTTTGGTTTGGAATAGAGGAGAAGACAATTCTATAAAAATAGATAATGAGCCTTTTTTATTAGAAAAAAATACTGTTTTACCTTTGATGGTAAATCAGCACGTAGAAATTACGACTGCTCAAGATTTAATTATTTGGGAATTTAATAGAGAGTTTTATTGTATCGTCGATCACGATAAAGAAGTAAGTTGTGTCGGCTTTTTGTTTTATGGAATGCGAGAACAGTTTTTGATAAAACTAAGTGAAGAAAAATGCAAGAAATTTGATAATCTCTATGATGTCTTTGTGGATGAATACGATGAGAAAGATGATATTCAAGGGGAGATGTTACGAATGCTTTTAAAAAGACTGATTATAAAAGTTACTCGTATTGCAAGGAAACAATATCTTGATGATGATTTGCAAAATAATCCTAAACTAGATTTGATAAGAGAGTACAACCTGCTAGTAGAACTCAATTTTAAGAAAGAACACCAAGTACAGTTTTATGCTGAACAACTTTTTAAATCTCCCAAAACACTTTCTAATCTATTTGCAAAATATAGCTCACAAACACCTTCCAAAATCATTCAAAATAGAATCATAGAAGAAGCCAAACGCCTTTTAAAATTTACAGACAAAACTACTAAAGAAATAGCCTTCGAACTGGGCTTTGACAACTACTCACATTTTAGTAAGTTCTTTAAGCGAATGACCAAACTAGCACCTACTTTTTATAGAGAAAGGCTCTGA
- a CDS encoding carboxymuconolactone decarboxylase family protein, with protein sequence MATPNFNVPTRNEVDTTAQQIFDGVKKSLGTVPNLYAYMGHSSNALSAAMALGQAQAKSTFSNKEKEAVFLAVSQLNGCNYCLAAHTALGKMNGFTEEETIQLRQGTHSDKKLTLISTLAAEIQRTHGRPSQELLNQFFEAGYDQKALVDLVLLVSDKVFSNYLHNITQIPVDFPAAKPLETELA encoded by the coding sequence ATGGCAACTCCAAATTTCAACGTCCCAACTCGTAACGAAGTAGATACAACAGCACAACAAATTTTTGATGGTGTAAAAAAATCTCTAGGAACTGTTCCAAATCTTTACGCTTACATGGGACACTCTTCAAATGCACTTTCTGCTGCTATGGCTCTTGGTCAAGCTCAAGCAAAAAGTACCTTCTCAAATAAAGAAAAAGAAGCTGTTTTCTTAGCTGTTTCGCAGCTCAATGGTTGTAATTATTGTCTTGCTGCTCATACAGCACTTGGCAAAATGAACGGCTTTACAGAAGAAGAAACCATTCAGCTTCGTCAAGGTACGCATTCAGATAAAAAACTTACTCTGATTTCAACACTAGCAGCCGAAATTCAGCGTACACACGGCAGACCTTCACAAGAATTATTAAATCAATTTTTTGAAGCTGGCTATGACCAAAAAGCACTTGTAGATTTAGTATTGCTTGTTTCTGATAAAGTTTTCTCTAACTATCTGCACAACATTACTCAAATTCCTGTGGATTTTCCTGCTGCAAAACCTCTTGAAACAGAGTTGGCTTAA
- a CDS encoding DoxX family protein: MLLQTLFFKFGAAPESVHIFTRLGIEPYGRIGTGIIELILTILLLVPKTSLYGAIGTLGVMAGAIFSHLLVLGINVNDGGNLFGLAIIVTISALTIVFQEKSTYSSLKTSF; encoded by the coding sequence ATTCTTTTACAAACGCTGTTCTTCAAATTCGGTGCAGCTCCTGAATCAGTACACATTTTTACCCGGCTTGGAATAGAACCGTATGGAAGAATAGGAACAGGAATTATCGAACTCATCTTGACAATCCTTTTACTTGTTCCTAAAACTTCTCTTTATGGTGCTATCGGAACTCTAGGAGTGATGGCAGGAGCAATATTTTCTCACTTGCTTGTCTTGGGAATAAATGTAAATGATGGTGGAAATTTATTTGGTCTAGCAATTATTGTAACTATTTCTGCGCTTACCATAGTTTTTCAAGAAAAAAGCACCTATTCTAGCTTGAAAACAAGTTTTTAG
- a CDS encoding DUF417 family protein, translating to MKALFKLDTIGNYISLYSVSLILLWYGIFKFTPTEAAAIEGLVRSHPLMSWLYNVLSVQGVSNLIGTIEIIAALFIAFFPLSKIISFLGGLVSTLTFIFTVSFLFTMPSMFKVVDGLLVPAGGAGFIIKDLVLLGASVWITGISFKALYQKNATIFNHFFTTKLPEYDTLNKAS from the coding sequence ATGAAAGCCTTATTCAAATTAGATACCATCGGCAATTATATTTCTCTTTACTCTGTTTCTCTTATTTTACTTTGGTATGGCATTTTTAAATTTACTCCTACCGAAGCTGCTGCCATTGAGGGCTTGGTTCGTTCTCATCCTTTGATGTCTTGGCTCTATAATGTTCTGTCTGTACAAGGTGTTTCGAATCTCATAGGCACTATCGAAATTATTGCAGCTCTTTTTATAGCATTCTTTCCTCTATCGAAAATCATATCATTCTTGGGTGGATTAGTTTCTACACTGACTTTCATTTTTACAGTAAGTTTTCTTTTTACAATGCCTTCTATGTTTAAGGTAGTTGATGGTTTGCTTGTTCCTGCTGGTGGAGCTGGTTTTATTATTAAAGATTTAGTTCTTTTAGGAGCATCTGTTTGGATAACTGGTATTTCTTTCAAGGCACTCTACCAAAAAAACGCAACTATTTTTAATCATTTCTTCACTACTAAATTACCTGAATATGACACTCTCAACAAAGCTAGTTAG
- a CDS encoding RluA family pseudouridine synthase: protein MAIIHKPAGILVSGNSFKTIANALPQNLKKSNLDDSTIPQPVHRLDYGTTGVLLVGKTASSIRALNKLFENKEIEKMYYAVSIGKMKELGGIIKTEVDKKEAQSDYQIIKSVKSERFEFLNLVKLEPKTGRRHQLRVHLASIGNPILGDKDYGIENLILNGKGIYLHAYRLEFVHPFTKEIISIEDELPQKFLKLFNP, encoded by the coding sequence TTGGCAATTATTCACAAACCTGCTGGTATTTTAGTAAGTGGGAATAGTTTCAAAACGATTGCAAATGCGCTTCCTCAAAACCTAAAAAAGAGTAATCTTGATGATTCTACTATTCCTCAGCCTGTTCATCGCCTAGATTATGGAACAACAGGAGTTTTGCTTGTTGGAAAAACGGCGAGTAGTATTCGTGCTTTGAATAAATTATTTGAAAATAAGGAAATAGAAAAAATGTATTATGCTGTTTCGATTGGAAAAATGAAGGAGTTAGGAGGAATAATAAAGACAGAAGTGGATAAAAAAGAAGCACAATCAGATTATCAAATTATCAAATCTGTAAAGTCAGAACGATTTGAGTTTCTGAATTTGGTAAAATTAGAACCCAAAACAGGAAGAAGACATCAACTCAGAGTGCATTTAGCAAGTATAGGAAATCCAATTTTGGGAGATAAAGATTATGGAATTGAAAATCTTATTTTGAATGGCAAGGGAATTTATCTACACGCTTATCGTTTAGAATTTGTTCATCCATTTACAAAAGAAATTATTTCTATAGAAGATGAATTGCCTCAGAAATTTTTAAAGTTATTCAATCCATAG
- a CDS encoding M13 family metallopeptidase, producing the protein MKHSIYKIGAVTLGLTIGLGLTSCNEPKKSTATEATEEVATDNRPTDYLAIDLANFDTTVRPQDDFFMFVNGSWLKNNPIPASETRWTSFSEILERNREILKRVAENAANNTSVSPTSAEGHVAMLYKSGMNEEKREEMGMNPMLPYVEAINKATTLEEFLKVSADQKSVAGGLFSMYVTADEKNSSTNALYLNQGGTSLPKSYYEVADLKEKLNAFEKHVSNMFVLMGEDEETAAKKAKNVVAIETALAKVSRTPAERRDSEKNYNKMSFAELQKLSPNVDWKAHLSDVGVPNIESIENVILGTPEFFTGLSKVLKANSLDALKDYQKYQLASSFANFLNKEFEQEAFDFYNKTMRGQNEMQERWKLVLNVIDRSVGHSLGQLYVKEAFSPKAKERAEIMIKDVRASFEDHIKGLEWMGEETKKQALTKLSAITTKIGYPDTWKTYEGLELSEDNYAQNFMNASAWWLKDNLNKVGKPVDKSEWHMTPSTVNAYYSPTSNEIVFPAGILQPPFFSEYADDAVNYGGIGAVIGHEISHGFDDQGSQYDAEGNMNNWWTDTDKSQFKERTTSLVNQYSEYTVLEDINVKGDATLGENIADLGGMAVAYDALQKAWARDGKPENEDGFTPEQRFFISWAQIWRVNFTDDELRNRIETDYHSPGMFRANGPLSNFDPFFTAFDVKEGDKMRREKQIVIW; encoded by the coding sequence ATGAAACATTCTATCTACAAAATTGGAGCTGTTACGCTTGGTCTGACTATCGGATTGGGTCTAACTTCTTGCAATGAACCAAAGAAATCTACTGCTACTGAAGCAACAGAAGAAGTAGCAACAGACAACAGACCAACTGATTATTTGGCTATTGATTTAGCTAATTTTGACACCACTGTTCGTCCTCAAGACGACTTTTTTATGTTTGTCAATGGAAGTTGGCTCAAAAACAATCCTATTCCTGCCTCTGAAACTCGTTGGACAAGTTTTAGTGAAATTTTAGAAAGAAATAGAGAAATTTTGAAACGAGTTGCTGAAAATGCAGCAAACAATACTTCTGTTTCGCCTACATCTGCTGAAGGACATGTGGCAATGCTTTACAAAAGTGGAATGAATGAAGAAAAGCGTGAAGAAATGGGCATGAACCCTATGCTTCCTTATGTAGAAGCAATTAATAAAGCGACTACTTTAGAGGAGTTTTTGAAAGTTTCGGCAGACCAAAAGTCTGTTGCAGGGGGCTTGTTTAGTATGTATGTAACTGCTGATGAAAAAAACAGTTCGACAAATGCTCTTTATCTTAATCAAGGTGGGACTTCTCTTCCAAAATCATATTACGAGGTTGCAGACCTTAAAGAAAAATTAAATGCTTTCGAAAAGCATGTTTCTAATATGTTTGTTTTGATGGGAGAAGATGAAGAAACAGCAGCAAAAAAAGCAAAAAATGTAGTAGCCATTGAAACGGCACTAGCTAAAGTTTCTCGTACACCAGCAGAGCGCAGAGATTCAGAAAAAAATTATAATAAAATGAGCTTTGCAGAGCTTCAAAAACTTTCTCCAAATGTAGATTGGAAAGCGCATCTGTCTGATGTTGGCGTTCCGAATATCGAAAGCATAGAAAATGTAATTTTAGGAACACCTGAATTTTTTACAGGATTAAGTAAAGTTTTGAAAGCTAATTCTTTAGATGCTCTTAAAGATTATCAAAAGTATCAATTGGCAAGTAGTTTTGCTAATTTCTTGAATAAAGAGTTTGAGCAAGAAGCATTTGATTTCTACAACAAAACAATGCGTGGACAAAATGAAATGCAAGAGCGTTGGAAACTTGTCTTGAATGTAATTGATAGAAGTGTAGGTCATTCATTGGGGCAGCTTTATGTAAAAGAAGCATTTAGTCCGAAGGCAAAAGAACGTGCAGAAATCATGATAAAAGATGTTCGTGCAAGTTTTGAAGACCATATAAAAGGCTTAGAATGGATGGGAGAAGAAACCAAAAAACAAGCACTCACAAAACTTTCTGCTATCACTACAAAAATAGGTTATCCTGATACGTGGAAAACCTATGAAGGTCTTGAGCTTTCAGAAGATAATTATGCTCAAAACTTTATGAATGCTAGTGCTTGGTGGCTAAAAGACAACTTAAATAAAGTAGGAAAGCCTGTTGATAAGTCAGAATGGCACATGACACCTTCTACTGTAAATGCCTATTACAGCCCAACAAGCAATGAAATTGTATTTCCTGCTGGAATCCTTCAACCTCCTTTCTTTAGCGAATATGCTGATGATGCTGTGAACTATGGTGGAATTGGTGCAGTTATCGGACACGAAATTTCTCACGGTTTTGACGACCAAGGGAGTCAGTACGACGCAGAAGGAAATATGAATAATTGGTGGACAGACACAGACAAATCACAATTTAAAGAGCGTACAACTTCACTTGTTAATCAATACAGCGAGTACACAGTTTTGGAAGATATTAATGTGAAAGGAGATGCTACTTTAGGTGAAAATATTGCTGATTTGGGTGGAATGGCTGTTGCTTATGATGCGCTTCAAAAGGCGTGGGCAAGAGATGGCAAACCAGAAAATGAAGATGGATTTACACCAGAACAACGTTTCTTTATCAGTTGGGCGCAAATTTGGCGTGTAAACTTTACAGATGATGAACTTCGTAACCGAATTGAAACAGATTATCACTCACCAGGAATGTTTCGTGCAAATGGTCCTTTGAGTAATTTTGACCCATTCTTTACAGCTTTTGATGTAAAAGAAGGAGATAAAATGCGTAGAGAAAAACAAATCGTTATTTGGTAG
- the bioD gene encoding dethiobiotin synthase, which produces MQHQYFVSAIGTDSGKTVVSAILVEALKAHYWKPIQAGLPKDTDQVKNLVSNTESIFLKERFCLTAPMSPHAAAKIDNIKIDLSDFEIPKEGKNKNLIVEGAGGLFVPINDGQNGKADYVIDLIEELNLPLILVCNLYLGSINHSILSLEAIKNRNIKLKGIIFNGESNPTSEQIIEDYIIHQLNSKVLLRIKQEEKVTKEVIKKYTQQIVW; this is translated from the coding sequence ATGCAACATCAATATTTTGTTTCTGCTATCGGAACAGACAGTGGAAAAACAGTAGTAAGTGCAATTTTGGTAGAAGCTCTAAAGGCGCATTATTGGAAACCCATACAAGCAGGTTTGCCAAAAGATACTGACCAAGTAAAAAATCTAGTTTCGAATACAGAAAGTATTTTTTTGAAAGAACGTTTTTGTCTGACTGCGCCTATGTCGCCTCACGCTGCTGCCAAGATTGATAATATAAAGATTGATTTATCAGATTTTGAAATTCCAAAAGAAGGTAAAAACAAAAATCTGATTGTTGAAGGTGCAGGAGGATTGTTTGTTCCAATAAATGACGGACAAAATGGAAAAGCTGATTATGTAATTGATTTAATTGAAGAACTAAATCTACCTCTCATTTTGGTTTGTAATCTTTATTTGGGAAGTATAAATCATTCTATTTTGAGCTTAGAAGCTATCAAGAACAGAAATATAAAGTTAAAAGGAATCATTTTTAATGGAGAATCAAATCCAACATCTGAACAGATTATTGAAGATTACATTATTCATCAATTAAACTCTAAAGTTCTCTTACGAATAAAACAAGAAGAGAAAGTTACAAAAGAGGTTATTAAAAAATATACACAACAAATTGTGTGGTAA